The sequence GGTCATTCCTATTTTTTTCCCAATTAAACCTATCATCATCAGCTCCTTGTGTTCGCTTTGATTTCTACATGAACACCTGCAGGCAAACTTAATTGCTTAAGAGCATTTGTGGTTTGCTGGGTAGGATTAACGATATCAATTAAACGCTTGTGAACCAGCATCTGAAATTGATCCTGACTCTTTTTATCAGCATGCGGGCTACGCAATACAGTATAAATGGAACGATCTGTAGGCAAAGGAATGGGACCGACAATTTTCGCTCCTGGATTGCGAGTGGATTTTACTATTTCAGCTACTGATTTATCCAAAAGACGATGGTCGTATGCCTTTAATTTGATACGGATACGATTATCGCGTTTATTCACCGGAACCTCCAAAAATTAAGGCATAATGCTCCTGTTCAAAATAAGGGAACATTTGAATTGTTCCGTTTTCTAAACAGAAAAGCAAACTGCTGTTTGTTAAGTTTATAGGGCGGAATGAAAAAATTTCCCTTCCGCTATTCCGTTTTAGGGATAACATTGTTCCTCCTAAAGAACTATAAGCCCCTGCAAAATATGGGACTTGTGCTTTACACTCAAAGTGTAATTTTTAATTTAGAACATCAATT is a genomic window of Candidatus Cloacimonas sp. containing:
- the rpsJ gene encoding 30S ribosomal protein S10 — encoded protein: MNKRDNRIRIKLKAYDHRLLDKSVAEIVKSTRNPGAKIVGPIPLPTDRSIYTVLRSPHADKKSQDQFQMLVHKRLIDIVNPTQQTTNALKQLSLPAGVHVEIKANTRS